CTAACCTTTTTATGCTGAAGAGACTGAACATACATTATGGCGATGCAATATAgaatttccgttcccctcctcggggaacgagggttactttagtaaccagagcgtttccCTTCgaatggggaacttcaatgctataagtggatttaatccatgtatggggaaatgtctggaaaacgccataatgactgcaccttaccttctcctccgatgagaggatagccaggcatagCGTAAGCACTCCCGCATCATAGAGAGGCGCGGTCTTCCAACgtgatccctggcccttacttatcccacttcaaagaagATATAtggatttaaatatatttttcaggaGCCGCAAGCGTCTAGATTATTTCTAGGAATTTAATAAGACAGTATGTTGGGAAAGCATGCAGTTCTGATAGGGAGAAGGCTGCGgaggccacctgctacccaatagggagatatgatggcagaatatatggactagccctgagaagggggagtttGCATATAATAAGaaggttagcggagagggaagataCATGTCCGTCTgtgaggggggactgcaccgaggctgaataagcatatgggatcacctagtggggatcacgcatagcgggcacctatacccaaaacgtggactgagtgactcctccgctgagtcagtgctgggggcctcggaggaatctgcagggctcacctaaaCAAGGATCTTTACTGACAGAGTGAATAAGCGCACGTATTTCCGTGTTatggagaatggcgcagcaagcatgtttcaacaccctaactgagttgtttcctcaatcaccatgGGTTatctaatacccttgaggaaaccgactCCACTTGCAGAtcgtaaaaccttgcaaatgtattaggtgtctcccagcccgcagctctacagatgtctgttagagaagCGCCGCATACATGCacccaagaggatgcgatgctccaAGTGGAGTACGCACGCACTCCTGGGGGACATGGCTCACCCTGGCTCTGGtaagcgagggagatggcatccactatccagtgggccagcctctgtttcgatacggcacttccctgctgttGACCgtcataacagacaaagagctgctcagatgatctaaagctctgagtgcggtccagataaatTTGCTGCCAGCCACCGTGTCATAATAAGgcagggcgacagcctgctctccagcttctcttggaggaaagaaagcacaatgctgatctggcaatttcgggggtcttctctttGAGAggcgcaccattcagtgaataaaCTCCACTTTAGGGCGTAGGCGCGCGAGGTGCGGCGAGGGCAAATACCCCTCATGCGGTTGATATATGCCACTGTCGCcatgctgtccgtcctgaccagcatgtgCTGCTGCTCTAGCACtggaaaaaaaacggtggagagcgaggaacaatgccaacagctccagtcgattgatatgccaatgcaactgggtccCTTTctacaggcccgcagctgcatgcccgcaacacacagCCCCGCAGCcagtgctggaagcatctgttgaaacaacaacatgactggatgcCTTTCCTAGGGCACTctggcctgcaggaacgaggggtcattccaagggctgagggccaagcaacacagcgcagtaacagtgactcggtgtgcgcgcgtgtgccctgcgcgtctggggactcgatcgtgaagccagtgctgaagtggtctcatatggagtaatccgagcggcgtgacagcggctgcagatgccatatgccccaggagcctctgaaataatttcagtgggaccactattttgctgtcgaactctctcagacagttcaggaTTAGCTGAGCCCTTTCCGGAGAGGCGCACTGTCATGATGAccaagtccagctccagcccaagaaaagagatcctctgcacgggggcgagtttgctcttttcttggttgacctgaaacccccacaggttcaggtgccggagcaccttgtctctgtgcataatccaTTGCTCccaagagtgggctaaaatcagccagtcagcCGATATAATTGAGTAtacggatgcccgcgagccgaaggggcgctaaggcaccctccgcgagcttggtgaagacccgcgtAGACAGAGAGAGCCTGTTGGGGAGGACTTTATATTGCCAGGCTCGACTTTCGAacacaaaccgcagaaactgacggtggcgtgaaagaatggagacatggaagtaCGTGTCCTTTAGGTCTATCGCTGCAGACCAATCCTGAGgtcgaacgcaccggaggatgcgcatCTGCGTGAGGATTCTGAACAGCAGCTTGTGCATACAGTGGCTCAAAGCGTGCAGATcaaggattggccgtgacccaccgctctatttgggcacgatgaagtacgggctgtaaaaaccgctctccatctcggctggagggaccagCTTGATTGCATCctggctggcccgcgctaaccaggcaggcagagctctcgctaatggataAATGCGGGGGCGGGGCAGCTCTCCTATGCGggtgccttcggcgaggagcagcagatATGGATGGCTTGGCAGGCAGAGCGGGCTTATGGTCCCGCCTATAGGTGACTTTACCCGtcgcatcagactgctctctaGCTGCCttaaattcctgggtgaattcaccaacggtgtcgccaaacaggctcctggaccactaatgtggacattgtcctccccaacgcacacgcagcggacttagtcaTCCGAAGAGTATAGTCGGTTGCGGTGCGGAGCTCGTGAAGCAAGCTTGGGTCGGACCCACACTCGTGCAGCTAGGCCAGCGCCCGCGGTTGGAATGACTGGTCGGTGGCCATAGCGTGCaaggcagaagcagcctggcctgcAGCAttgtaagctctggctccgagcgaggcagataacctacaggttttggacgggagacgaggcagaccccgccaagaagagttGCCACACGGACAAAGATTGTTCACTATGGCGCGCTCGACCTGAGGAATCGCTccataccccctggctgctccaccatcaagagtggtgagggcggaggacAGAAAAAGGTTGACTGCGCGAGCCTATTGTGCACCTCCGGGAAAAAGGGGatgagaggcttcgaaggcttggCCCTCTTGTCCTCTACATAGCACCAATCAAGTCAGTCTGGCtgtggagctgggggataaaccatctccaaccccacggccgaagcaacccaggaaagcacggctaacatgtccgtttcaggatccatTTTGACATCGCTCACCTGCCCTGAGGGGGCGAGCAGGTCTGGATcctcgtcggacaatgaaagcccaccctccaatCCAGCAGTGGATGTCTGGTCCTCTGTGTCATCgaacgtaagggctaccatctggttatTTGGATCGCTTCCTCCGCTCAAAGCTttgatggagcgcttggaggagcaaGAGGTCCGCGGGCCCAGAGACAACGGATAATCTCCCACTGGAACCTTCAGacctgcccgagtgcccgctgcagtgcaggggatagctggggtggttcgcccttttgcaagggCTTGCCGCGATCATAACTGTGCAACAGACATGGCATCACAATGACAACATGAACTGCCCGCAAGCACCGCATTAACacgctggacccccagacatgcaacgcagtgctcgtgccTATCATCCGGGGACAGTAAACCACCGCATCTAGAAACGCAGTCAGAGCGCCGGACGTgtaggacgtgctgcacgactgtgttgctcttttagtgaaatttgcaactttatacgcaccacTCTGGAGGACCgaacccaaagaacgccaggcaagggagaagccCAGCTcaaccgtctgccgctgcgtgtaaaCACTCTGGATAGGGAGACCACTCTCATTCACTCGAAATCGCTGAatatcagcaggaggaaccctcatcgactctttCAGAAGGCTGtagaagtctctgaagcgaaaaggttAGTGTCATCTTGCTTTCCCTGTGTTTATATGCTAAATTGATTGTAACAATTAGCATTAGGTGCGCAAGCTGACGCTGataattcatttggcatttcattggcctgtttacatactctttcatatgattggctttctgaacgaaatccccatacgtggattaaatccacttacagcattgaagttccccaacTGAAGGGGAACCAGAGTTTCTGCATGATCCCCCTGTGCTTGCGTAGGTTTTTCCTGGGTTCCTCCCACTATCCAAACCATACAATATCAATAAATTTGACAAATCAAAAGTGGCATCATAGAAAATTCTCTTTGTCAGCTATCTGTCATAGCAACTCCTAACTCATTAACCATACTAAGAAGGGGGgtttctcgagatctacctaagctcaaactcccctctcgcccttccaATGAGAGGAGGGTATtgaggatattctgagctcagggctttctccctggacaacatgccaaactcgctttataatcaatcatcagctaagtgttaaCGAGAAAATCCTATATTTTGATGATGATTTATAGCATGGCACCCACTTAACATTTTAGACAGTGTAACCGTTTATTTACCTCAAAGAAATTAGTTACGCATATTTTGAGCATGATTTAAAAATCACAATGTACATAAATCCATTTTAACCAATAGGTTTTATTCATGAAGTTTTACAAGTATTAAGTtcagtaatgaaaaaaaaaaatatttcacccatattgtcatttttttcttgtttttttttaagtcgatacttgcatttaatatgctttctatgAATATTAACCACATGTCAATTTGTTGTAGACATTAAATGTCTTTGACCTTTACTCATAATACTTGAGTAAAGTCAAACAAAGTCACAATGAAATCATGACAAGTTGTCTACCATTTTCTGACATGCAGCCAGTGGAACAATTTACCAAAAATAACAAATAGGGTAATCAAAAGTAAAGATAATTGGAAAAAGCCTACACATTATAACGGATGTCTCTCTAATATTACAAAAAACTTTGAAATAAAGAATCATGCACACAGATTAATGGTTCACAAATTTAGAAAGTAGGTTGAACTTTTACTTAGGAGATGAAAACATACaatgaaagaaaaacaacagCACCAAATACCAATTtacattaacttttatttaatattaagaaaacaaaataacatttaagaaaATCAAAACATGAGTTGGAATTCCAGTTTCTGGAAACACGCTGCCTAAACCAATGAACATTTCTTTTAAGTACACAATTTAAAACTGCGGTTTGCATACAACATAACACACATGAGCTTGTCACTCACCCACAAACAGTGGATGGACTCTTGCATGGACTTTCAGatgatgaaagaaaaaaatgtgatCACAGTTTAAGCCCAGGTGAACAAAGAAATGGCACAGTATTTTATAAAATGATGCTCTGTAAAGACACTGTGGTCCCAGATTACAGGACAATCCTACTCTTCTCAACATCAAGTCCAAAAAGTTTCCAAAACATGCTTACATCAACACGTGAGAACAGCATTTCTGTAGTTTACAATACAAGCGATGAACATTAATGACTTACATTTCTAGAAAAGGGAGAATGAATTGAATAAAAATCTCACAGCTGATGTCTCATTTGCATTGTAGGAGTTGATAATACTTCCCTGATCAGATTAACAGGAGTCTGTCTTTTAAATATGGATGAAGGGAGGGGGTAGAGGGGGGAAAAAATCCTGGAACAACTTACTGATTAGCTATATGGCGTGGAAAATGACGATCTTATATTTGATGATAATGATATAACGGAGATGGAAGTGATGTTCAGAAGAATGAAGTGCCCCATAATGCATGAGTTGTCCTAGGACTAACTGAACTTCTTCAGCCTGAATCACCTCACTTAGAAAGGCACAAGAATGGAGTGAGTTTGTCATCTTTTAGTTAACCGCTAGCCCATTGATAGTCTGCATTAAAACGATTTAGCaccagtttgttttgttttttggaagaGAGCAGACACGGATCTCACAGTCATCGTtatggaaaaacaaacaaacaaaacaataagtgATAAACTTCCATTAGGAATGTATAAGTAAAAGGAAAGGATCCAGTGGAATCCGAGTGCTTTGAGCGGCTGCTGGCTGTATtgtgaaattaaaacatttagcATCTGAAACGCCACGGCCTACGCAGATCAGTTAACGCAACTTCAAAACTTTCATCCGACACGTGGCTTGTCTctcaaaaaaagtaaattgatGTCCAAAATATATAGGAAAAATAAACAATCCCATCCCAACCATACTGTGATTACCCAGGTGACCTATCGAGCAGAGGATTTCCTTTCAAAAAGCCCCTGGAGGAAATGAGCGGGGTCACATCAGAGAGTGCGTGGATTGTATTCAGGCAGCTTCTTCAGCTTCTCCTTCTCTTGCTCTGTGTCTTGCCGAGCAATAACCAGGGAGTGCGAATAGCCCATCAccaccttaaaaaaaaattcacagtttTCAGTTGAAGAgttatatattttacatgtaGGTTAGGTAGCTGAATGAATTCTAGAAAAGGCACAAGTCATGTTTGAACAGAAGAACTCACCTGCTCGGAATACACGCCATCCAGAGTTTTGACCTCTTGGGCAGTGGTGGATGACTTGGGTTTGTTGTCACCATAGCCCTataaacaaaaacagacaaaaaaaaaaaaaaaaaaaacacacaattcgCATGTGAGAAGCTTATTGTAACAATTACAAAGTAGGGTTTTTTGGGGAGGTAGACAATAAAAGCTAGTTCATgccatttatttacacaaaaacagTGTTTTGCCAAAATGTGATGAGAAATGTTTGTCTTTTTGTCTAGAGACTTCCCATCTCATTCACTTGCAATAAACAAtgctaaatcatttaaaaagcttGCTattctgcttgatgttgcaaactgatattttctgcattatttttctttatttttatgtatagtcatgaactcATTTTTTCATTTCTCCAATAgccaactgaatcggaagtttttaaacataaattgcaaAGACGAAAGCACTTCAGCATTGCAAAATGAGGGCAATAATGTGgattattaaatatatagtacTAAATTTTTCCTTTTGATAACTTTTTAATGAAGGCAAAATTGGTCTGGTTAAAGAGATTTGTAAAGACATAAGCAGATGCACctgtataatattaatacatattgttttatttaaacatcTTTACACACATGATTACAGTCACATGATTATTTTAAGCCCTTTAAGTAGTCCCTTTAAGCTACTGATGTTCTGGGACATGTTATCAGAACGTATTAATATTATCGTGGAAAGTGAGATAAACATTTCCCAGGCTTCCTTGATGAATATAAAGATTaaacaaacagcatttatttgagtaGAGTATACATtgataatgtgaaaaaaaagatgtTACCACTTTAAGGGTGTAAAAATTTATCGTTTTTTCTGTGCACTGCAATGCAGACACAGACAAttcgatatcagttcagtaatagaccATAACCTCTTATGTATTGACATCAATTATCGCATATGTGCGATGTCATGGTAGAATACTGGGGCGAGGGAAGCGAGTGCAAGTAAAAGTAATTAAAACGTAGAAACGGTACAATCCACACCTTGTTTGTTGGACACTCAGTCACTGACACTGAAGTTACAGCAGTAGCCTCTATTTCACTGCAGTGGAgaaaagtaaactccatttctctctctctctcaatgtgGACCTTTGACTTCCTGGTGTGAAGTATCATGGACTAGCTGTCATCACAGCATCAATTTAACAGTCACTTTTCAGTGAACAGCGCCACGGCCAATCGCAACCAATCATAGGCATTTAACAACTTGCTCGATAACGTTCAATAAGCAAGCGGatgatatttacatttgtttatttgctataaatgctcatgttgttctatGCATGTACTTGAATTTTctttgatacattcaaaaagagtgttttctttgatcaggtaaaattaaaggtatatttcatatatctgactgtttgtatcaAAGGACAAGATTGTAttacataatgtatttataaattatacattaatacaataacttttgtgatgaagtaaaatataaaattgtgtatggaaagcatcaccAACGCACCAACATATTGAATTGAACAAAATCGatgacatgataatcgtaaccaaaccgtgagacctgTGTAGGTTCATACCTCTAACAAATCTCATGAATTCTTGCTGAATAAAAGCAAATCATTCATTAAAGCTTCACAAAACCCTGGAGTACTTTgggattttaacagatttgtgtgagATGAGCATTAGTTAagaatgttagcacctgttagctttaattgtggaaaaaaatgtggatatttttgagcttttgtcaactATCTCAgtttccgggtttaaaatgatttttggggcgggatcaaaaatCAACGACGGAGCGCTGAACTGcaaatgcaaagatgacgcgtcagtttctcattattattcatagcgtagatgtcttatcctatgagaagagcctgctgcttaattattcatgatagcacatgctttctgaaggcaaggcagacctgccaagcccAAGCtatgagacacggacccacggcacacagtatttagctgttcatgaaggctcgtatgtgtttgtttccacgATCCATgggttttgttgcatgtttttccccgcgatcctgtcaggccCGACACAGCAAAGCGGTTTATGTCcatcaagcatttttgtcgggagagcagtacgagagttggagaatggcggacgttgtcttttatcaggagttcgttcacatttagacacattgccatgctgctgtgtttgcctaaatcctctagattaccaacaggtttaatggttaaaatagaaaGGTCAAAAGACCTGCTGCattgagtctgcattcagacccggggattgagggaaaagtcctcatttataatgtttatatgaacacgattatctttataatgatataaatagtggttatctgtatatgaaattatgaataacaaatgtagcaggacattaaattactgtttatttctttgcatttaaacTTAGTAAACTACAAAAGCATGCATCTCCTAACGGTTTGtctctcattttgtgagctaactgacaacagttgttcgctccccttcttttcccctgctggccacgcccactcttgCCCTTCCATGCCTattatcatgcatcttttgaaaaaattctgaggtaaacTTGAAAGGAAAGTGgagggtgtcatgaccctttaataataaaaaaaccatCAAACTAGTCATGATTTAGACAGAAAAGACAATCTTACCAGCTCTCCGAATGTGGGTGATGGTCCCCAGCTAATAGTGCTGTCGTCAGCTGCTACGATAATACTGCTCTTCCTGTGAGGATGTAGAGAAAACATCCAATCAACATTTTTTACAAACAATTCAAAATGTCTCATAACACACTCAGAGCCTGCTTTACCCACCCACAGGCCAAACTGCGAATCTTCCATCCGCACAGGTCCTGTACAGCTTTAGGGTACATGGTGGACTCACGGGACGTGTTTGTCACGCCCCAGAAAAACAGGCCGCCTGAGAAAAGAGAAGCAGCATTAACCACAAACACACAATGGATATTAGAGATGTCCTTTTTTCAGTGCAGAATCTGATGCTTACCCATTTCACTCAAAGCAAAGGAACACTGATATCCACAGTATATCTGAGTTGCACCACGGCCTGGGAAGTCAAACAGCTTGACTAACCGTGGGACCATTTCATCTTTCTGTTCAGCATGGCCTAGACGTCCATAACCACCAAATCCCCACGAAAACACACGCTTTTGAGAATCCAACACCAGCTGTAGAGGCAACAGTATAAATGAGTCTCAATTCATCCATGTTTGACAAGCTCCACCAGTCTTGCTACTCACCGTGTGATTAGCGCCACATGCTACATCCCGGGCCACAACATTGGGCACAGGAAGCACTTGGCCATCCTTGGTCTTCTCAATAAAAATGGCCACCCGTCTAGGGATCAGCTCACAGTCGAATTCAATGCGCTGGGCACGAGCAATGAACTTTCCATCAGAGTTATGCCCTTTTAAATAAAGATCACAAATGAATGTGAATTATCCAAACAGATGCATTTCATAACTATTTCAGCTAAGTGATGGCACTTGCTTACCAAGTTGTCCATATTCTGGGCAGCCAAAAGAGTATAGATTCCCCTTGCAGTCCACGATCATACTGAACTCTGCTCCACAGGCCACTTTGACTATCGGCTGCCCGTTGTACTGGATCTGTAGGCAAATTAAGGCAGATGTTTTGTAGAGCATACAAACAACAAGTAATATGTTCAAGAAAAGCACCCTTGAGTAAGGACcatttacaccatgttattaaaGCAATCCTATAAGACTTGTATTCAACTGTAATGTTATATACAACTTAACTCATGTCTTACTGTAAACCATGAAAGACTAAAATTATAATCGTGTTTCTAATCTAATTATTTGTCCTAAATGGTCAATAAATGGTCTAAAGTGTTTAACTTGTTAACCACTTTTAGGGGTAAATGCAATCTAATTGCGTTTTGTAGCATAGACAATCATCAAAATGCATACATTGCCTTTTGCTCCCTAATGTGAAATTTGTGGCTGTGAAGATGAAGATAGGGACTAGATCAGTACAACACGTTAATACCAGATGGAAGTAAACCCTAATGGCTTGTGAAATGCACTAGTGTTAAAACCACCGTACTTGGTAGGTATGGTGTATGCCAGATTGTAGCTAGTCGCTCAACATGTTTTAAACTTGACGTGTATGGCCCATTAAACAGTATATGTTTAGTCTGGATCCTGTTCTAGCTTCATGGAATATTGCTGTGTCACAAGACGACAACAAGTGTAGGGGTGTGAAATTAACCGAAATTGCCATTTGAAACATTGCCATTATCTAATCACAAGGcagcaatataaaatatatacatgtattatTTAACTTCCCCTGCCCAGAAAaaatgcgtgactgccgtctgtgtgtgatgATTTTACTAGCCAATtaagtgagcacactttcatcCTGCCCAATCAGAACTGTGCAAATGAAAAATGCGAAATGcccacataaaaaaacaaaaaaaaaaaaaacaaaacagtaaagcaTGGATGAATGGGATCATGGCgtttgctgcttcagaagcattaatagattaattaatattatagaaAAAACTAGACATCATTAATTCggaaatattttggtttcaaaatcACAGACACGGAACAA
The nucleotide sequence above comes from Danio rerio strain Tuebingen ecotype United States chromosome 23, GRCz12tu, whole genome shotgun sequence. Encoded proteins:
- the rcc2 gene encoding protein RCC2 homolog — protein: MPRKKVTDVSGNGGLKRKRGGGKKKEREFSSDDEFDDYEQENTKKPGKPAAKAGLQPVTVADDVKEKIKLEVPKVKGQLLIFGATNWDLIGRKEVPKQQAAFRNLGQNLWGPHRYGCLSDVQVSCVVSGPCAAHSLIITTEGKLWSWGRNDKGQLGHGDTKRLEAPKLIEGLGEEVIVAAACGRNHTLALTENGTVYTFGENKLGQLGQGNQTDAVLSPATIQYNGQPIVKVACGAEFSMIVDCKGNLYSFGCPEYGQLGHNSDGKFIARAQRIEFDCELIPRRVAIFIEKTKDGQVLPVPNVVARDVACGANHTLVLDSQKRVFSWGFGGYGRLGHAEQKDEMVPRLVKLFDFPGRGATQIYCGYQCSFALSEMGGLFFWGVTNTSRESTMYPKAVQDLCGWKIRSLACGKSSIIVAADDSTISWGPSPTFGELGYGDNKPKSSTTAQEVKTLDGVYSEQVVMGYSHSLVIARQDTEQEKEKLKKLPEYNPRTL
- the rcc2 gene encoding protein RCC2 homolog isoform X2, with protein sequence MIVDCKGNLYSFGCPEYGQLGHNSDGKFIARAQRIEFDCELIPRRVAIFIEKTKDGQVLPVPNVVARDVACGANHTLVLDSQKRVFSWGFGGYGRLGHAEQKDEMVPRLVKLFDFPGRGATQIYCGYQCSFALSEMGGLFFWGVTNTSRESTMYPKAVQDLCGWKIRSLACGKSSIIVAADDSTISWGPSPTFGELGYGDNKPKSSTTAQEVKTLDGVYSEQVVMGYSHSLVIARQDTEQEKEKLKKLPEYNPRTL